Proteins from a single region of Neodiprion virginianus isolate iyNeoVirg1 chromosome 4, iyNeoVirg1.1, whole genome shotgun sequence:
- the LOC124303260 gene encoding WD repeat-containing protein 62 isoform X4, with the protein MMEPPPTSKVLRAPSLKRGQENVRIQDRIKLERVLGVTVSSNAALDCDQTNGLVAYPAGCTVVLFNPRKNSQTHVLNACRKTVTSLALSGDGKLLATGECGHVPNVRVWDVADPHNAVQIAEFPGHKYGINCVAFSPGNKYVVSVGSQHDMIVNVWDWKNNVKVASNKVSSKVKAVSFAENGNYFVTVGNRHVKFWYLEYSRSAKYKEPVPLMGRSAILGEQRNNDFVDVACGRGEMADSTYAITKTGLLCEFNNRRLLDKWVELRTISANCMAVGAEYIFIGCAEGIVRCFSPVSLEFVTTLPRTHYLGVDVAQGLTISHMSQHPASAKYPDTIALAFDECHHKLTCVYNDHSIYVWDVRDIRRVGKSHSFLYHSACIWGVEMYPTGSDSVTAMPPGSFVTCSSDDTIRVWNLEKDLLPDDTMYRRNIYSNELLKVLYIDPELTYLKDLDLAAAGSAEKSDASYDGRNGVRSIRISPDGKHLASGDRSGNIRIHEVSTLEEICRVEAHDAEVLCLEYSRYSKFSKEDTPKLLASASRDRLIHVFSVDHGYNFVQTLDDHSSSITAVRFFNQTNQTNQIQMVSCGADKSIIFRQLQGTPGGTPQFARGHNAAGKTTLYDMEVDSSQKHVLTACQDRNIRVYNVATAKHSKTFKGSAGEDGSLIKVVLDASGIYVATSCTDKTLCVYDYYSGECMATMLGHSELVTGLRFSPDCRHLVSASGDGCVFVWKVPHDMVVTMQARLAQQAMRAGKRPQLVNGGGIALHLDNETFGAPPPEFLDPNANPTPQGTGIDYRFSVGQLPLWAKKQITTAAATEEPPALGGGVRMLGVDLPKGRWAQRVQQSDGITVKSVYDSDPVIPFPSPRVGGGVDSDGGGGGGGSKDSSIDSGTETKCSSDYRRDTMIIKRVMGGNVTITRGSNLTELTRHSRSRHHTDDSSLGSFKFEDHESTEHDGDVEDYSEGENGTTGSEKSHHHHPLMYYPPTEDIVSNQFTVNAMDVEELRKSQRRLKKPRNGETARTNELTASGSQDDSDSEGGASTPSAERNPLSMLSEVSSESFDQLANQSHREKYLKSAFESLSGAEEPTNMLKTTSISSKFHGRTSSIGESGAGRVRNVAVINAAKHTRGDTDATKKREELQRRIEETRRKLQSVGYRSSLKSSQSISDLSSHIPAEKHHRQSRLNTVGTSGGRLSSKIIDSEEEGGGMRRACSLSDLSVSPPNRLLHGPIKVSGKLSTKNGTSSSRGNGSGGNGGQSRHTAGKGYANHMTRSSSVGVLNQQSDSESDVGISSGGRGWSNQNSGSRISGLMRPTISSQNKANHQMKSTSSSGNGLPSVLRRRGMQGAYSSVNLSQVGNHEDSSSEDTSSNGNSGKPALPPRPRSISIDHSSASIPTAMVRRSGSAATMTNGRGGANGPAGQGGGRLATANRNQLEPSPQELPVKDTDHAIDIASAELVMDNSLVSTQLCNTIADELTRTADNVVQLYKRLTLDNSGDPSATALDRDTMLRGLESSVNEAMHTLRLVAASAANHNEDGGHTNEATAKFQELVAGQDQGKVVNMMQQYSELLLNLMQQRMGGPQTNHT; encoded by the exons ATGCACGGTGGTGTTGTTCAATCCGCGAAAAAACAGTCAGACACATGTTCTCAATGCGTGCCGAAAGACCGTTACGTCACTGGCTTTATCCGGGGATGGGAAACTTCTTGCTACCGGCGAATGCGGCCACGTGCCGAATGTCCGTGTTTGGGATGTCGCCGATCCTCACAATGCCGTTCAGATCGCAGAATTTCCCGGACACAAGTACGGCATCAATTGCGTG GCGTTTTCACCAGGCAACAAATACGTTGTCTCGGTCGGTTCCCAGCACGACATGATCGTCAACGTCTGGGATTGGAAGAACAACGTGAAAGTGGCCTCTAATAAAGTCTCGAGTAAAGTGAAGGCTGTATCCTTTGCTGAAAATGGCAACTACTTTGTCACCGTTGGAAACAGGCACGTCAAGTTCTGGTACTTGGAATACTCGCGCAGTGCCAAG TACAAAGAGCCCGTACCCTTGATGGGTAGGTCGGCTATTCTCGGTGAGCAAAGGAACAATGATTTTGTCGACGTTGCCTGTGGACGGGGGGAAATGGCTGACTCGACTTACGCCATTACAAAGACTGGACTCCTTTGTGAATTTAATAATCGAAGGCTTTTAGATAAATGGGTTGAGTTAAGG ACAATCAGTGCAAATTGCATGGCTGTTGGTGccgaatatattttcataggCTGCGCCGAGGGTATAGTGAGGTGTTTCAGTCCCGTCTCGTTGGAATTTGTAACGACTTTACCCAGAACACATTACCTCGGAGTTGATGTTGCCCAAGGGTTGACCATCAG TCACATGTCTCAGCATCCAGCAAGCGCCAAATATCCGGACACTATTGCCCTGGCTTTCGACGAGTGCCATCATAAATTGACTTGCGTCTATAACGATCATAGTATTTACGTTTGGGATGTGAGAGACATAAGGAGGGTTGGAAAATCTCACTCGTTTCTCTATCATTCAGCGTGCATATGGGGTGTGGAAATGTATCCTACGGGATCTGATTCTGTCACCGCTATGCCACCTGGGAGCTTTGTTACCTGTTCGAGTGACGACACTATTCGCGTATGGAATCTAGAGAAGGATTTACTCCCCGATGACACCATGTACAGGAGGAATATCTACAGCAAT GAACTACTGAAGGTGTTGTACATCGATCCGGAATTGACGTATTTAAAGGATCTAGACTTGGCTGCAGCGGGATCTGCAGAAAAAAGTGACGCGTCTTACGACGGACGGAATGGTGTCAGATCAATTCGGATCAGTCCTGATGGGAAACACCTTGCATCTGGTGATAG gTCTGGTAATATCCGAATTCACGAAGTGTCCACTCTAGAAGAAATATGCCGTGTCGAAGCACACGACGCGGAGGTGCTTTGTCTTGAGTATTCTAGGTACTCTAAGTTTTCTAAAGAAGATACTCCTAAGCTGTTAGCCAGTGCCTCTAGAGACCGACTGATTCACGTGTTCAGCGTGGATCACGGTTACAATTTCGTACAAACTCTTGACGATCATAGCTCGTCCATAACGGCCGTCCGATTCTTCAATCAAACGAATCAAACCAACCAGATACAGATGGTCTCATGCGGTGCAGACAAGAGCATAATTTTCAGACAGCTTCAAGGG ACGCCTGGCGGGACGCCACAGTTTGCTAGAGGCCATAATGCAGCTGGAAAAACAACGTTGTATGATATGGAAGTGGATTCAAGTCAAAAGCACGTTTTAACAGCTTGCCAGGACAGAAATATTCGTGTTTACAATGTAGCTACTGCCAAACATAGTAAAACGTTCAAGGGATCCGCTGGGGAAGACGGATCTCTCATTAAGGTTGTCTTGG ATGCCTCAGGGATATACGTCGCTACTTCCTGCACGGATAAAACACTATGTGTGTACGACTACTACAGTGGAGAATGCATGGCAACGATGCTGGGCCATTCGGAGCTTGTTACAGGTCTGCGGTTCAGCCCCGATTGTCGACACTTGGTGTCGGCGAGTGGAGATGGCTGTGTTTTCGTGTGGAAAGTCCCCCACGACATGGTTGTCACCATGCAAGCCCGACTCGCTCAGCAGGCAATGCGAGCAGGAAA AAGGCCACAACTGGTCAATGGAGGTGGCATTGCTCTTCATCTGGACAACGAAACGTTTGGCGCTCCACCCCCAGAATTTCTTGACCCAAATGCGAATCCTACCCCTCAAGGAACCGGAATCGACTATCGGTTTAGCGTTGGACAGCTGCCTCTATGGGCTAAGAAACAAATAACCACTGCAGCTGCGACAGAAGAACCGCCTGCACTTGGCGGCGGGGTCAGAATGCTTGGCGTTGATCTGCCGAAAGGGCGATGGGCACAGAGAGTTCAACAAAGCGATGGTATCACTGTCAAGTCAGTTTACGATAGTGATCCAGTCATTCCATTCCCATCTCCTCGCGTTGGTGGCGGAGTAGACTCCGATGGTGGAGGAGGCGGAGGGGGCTCTAAAGACAGCTCCATTGATAGTGGTACCGAAACAAAATGTAGCAGTGATTATAGGCGAGATACCATGATCATCAAAAGG GTGATGGGAGGTAACGTGACCATAACTAGAGGTAGCAATTTGACGGAGTTGACTCGACATTCAAGAAGCCGCCATCACACGGACGACAGCAGCCTTGGAAGTTTCAAGTTCGAG GACCATGAGAGTACCGAACATGATGGAGATGTCGAAGACTACTCAGAGGGAGAGAATGGTACGACTGGTTCCGAAAAGtctcatcatcatcatccgcTCATGTATTATCCACCCACCGAAGATATTGTCTCGAATCAATTCACTGTTAACGCCATGGACGTTGAAGAACTCAGAAA ATCTCAGAGGCGGTTGAAAAAACCAAGAAACGGAGAGACTGCACGAACTAACGAGCTCACAGCATCTGGTAGTCAGGATGACTCAGACTCAGAAGGTGGAGCATCGACACCAAGTGCAGAGCGCAATCCTCTATCTATGCTTTCAGAAGTCAGCTCTGAGAGTTTTGACCAATTGGCCAATCAAAGTcatcgtgaaaaatatttgaagagCGCGTTCGAATCTCTGAGCGGTGCTGAAGAACCAACAAATATGTTGAAGACGACTAGCATAAGTTCAAAATTTCATGGAAG GACCAGTTCCATTGGCGAAAGTGGGGCAGGCAGGGTCAGAAATGTCGCTGTGATAAATGCAGCAAAACATACGAGAGGTGATACAGATGCAACTAAGAAGCGAGAAGAATTACAGAGGAGAATAGAAGAAACTAGGAGAAAATTACAAAGT GTTGGATATCGATCATCTTTGAAATCAAGTCAGAGTATTTCCGATCTCAGTAGTCACATTCCTGCAGAGAAGCATCACCGACAAAGCAGACTGAACACAG TTGGCACTAGTGGGGGGCGGCTGTCCTCAAAAATTATTGACAGCGAGGAAGAGGGAGGTGGTATGCGACGTGCCTGCTCACTTAGCGACCTCTCCGTCAGTCCACCAAACCGGTTACTGCATGGTCCGATAAAAG TTTCAGGAAAGCTTAGCACCAAAAACGGAACTAGCTCTTCTAGGGGGAATGGTAGCGGGGGCAATGGAGGTCAGTCAAGACATACCGCGGGGAAAGGCTATGCTAATCACATGACACGCAGCAGCAGCGTAGGCGTATTGAATCAG CAAAGTGACTCCGAGTCAGACGTTGGTATTTCTAGTGGTGGAAGAGGTTGGAGCAATCAAAACAGTGGAAGCAGAATAAGTGGCTTAATGAGGCCAACGATTAGTTCACAAAATAAAGCAAATCATCAAATGAAATCCACTTCCTCTTCGGGAAATGGTCTTCCCTCGGTGCTACGGAGGCGTGGTATGCAGGGAGCTTATTCCAGTG TGAATCTAAGTCAAGTAGGAAATCATGAAGACTCAAGTTCAGAGGACACGTCTTCCAATGGGAATTCAGGAAAACCAGCTCTACCTCCGCGGCCTAGAAGTATCAGTATCGATCACTCCTCAGCCAG CATACCAACTGCGATGGTCAGAAGATCAGGATCGGCTGCAACGATGACCAATGGTAGGGGAGGAGCAAATGGGCCAGCTGGACAAGGGGGAGGCAGGTTGGCAACTGCAAACCGAAACCAACTTGAACCAAGTCCTCAAGAGCTTCCAGTCAAAGACACTGATCATGCAATCGATATTGCCAGTGCCGAAT TAGTCATGGATAACAGTTTAG TGTCTACTCAGTTGTGCAATACGATAGCAGATGAATTGACAAGGACAGCCGACAATGTGGTACAGCTCTACAAGCGCCTGACTCTTGATAACTCAGGCGACCCATCAGCTACGGCTCTTGATAGAGATACGATGCTGCGTGGTTTAGAATCGTCAGTTAACGAGGCTATGCACACTCTGAGGCTAGTGGCAGCTAGTGCTGCGAACCACAATGAAGACGGAGGACATACGAATGAAGCAACAGCCAAGTTCCAAGAACTTGTCGCTGGACAGGATCAAGGCAAAGTTGTGAACATGATGCAGCAGTACTCTGAGCTGCTTTTAAACCTGATGCAACAGAGAATGGGTGGACCCCAGACAAACCACACGTAA
- the LOC124303260 gene encoding mitogen-activated protein kinase-binding protein 1 isoform X1, which translates to MMEPPPTSKVLRAPSLKRGQENVRIQDRIKLERVLGVTVSSNAALDCDQTNGLVAYPAGCTVVLFNPRKNSQTHVLNACRKTVTSLALSGDGKLLATGECGHVPNVRVWDVADPHNAVQIAEFPGHKYGINCVAFSPGNKYVVSVGSQHDMIVNVWDWKNNVKVASNKVSSKVKAVSFAENGNYFVTVGNRHVKFWYLEYSRSAKYKEPVPLMGRSAILGEQRNNDFVDVACGRGEMADSTYAITKTGLLCEFNNRRLLDKWVELRTISANCMAVGAEYIFIGCAEGIVRCFSPVSLEFVTTLPRTHYLGVDVAQGLTISHMSQHPASAKYPDTIALAFDECHHKLTCVYNDHSIYVWDVRDIRRVGKSHSFLYHSACIWGVEMYPTGSDSVTAMPPGSFVTCSSDDTIRVWNLEKDLLPDDTMYRRNIYSNELLKVLYIDPELTYLKDLDLAAAGSAEKSDASYDGRNGVRSIRISPDGKHLASGDRSGNIRIHEVSTLEEICRVEAHDAEVLCLEYSRYSKFSKEDTPKLLASASRDRLIHVFSVDHGYNFVQTLDDHSSSITAVRFFNQTNQTNQIQMVSCGADKSIIFRQLQGTPGGTPQFARGHNAAGKTTLYDMEVDSSQKHVLTACQDRNIRVYNVATAKHSKTFKGSAGEDGSLIKVVLDASGIYVATSCTDKTLCVYDYYSGECMATMLGHSELVTGLRFSPDCRHLVSASGDGCVFVWKVPHDMVVTMQARLAQQAMRAGKRPQLVNGGGIALHLDNETFGAPPPEFLDPNANPTPQGTGIDYRFSVGQLPLWAKKQITTAAATEEPPALGGGVRMLGVDLPKGRWAQRVQQSDGITVKSVYDSDPVIPFPSPRVGGGVDSDGGGGGGGSKDSSIDSGTETKCSSDYRRDTMIIKRDDEENEFQPCPDSYRELTDDSKQVMGGNVTITRGSNLTELTRHSRSRHHTDDSSLGSFKFEDHESTEHDGDVEDYSEGENGTTGSEKSHHHHPLMYYPPTEDIVSNQFTVNAMDVEELRKSQRRLKKPRNGETARTNELTASGSQDDSDSEGGASTPSAERNPLSMLSEVSSESFDQLANQSHREKYLKSAFESLSGAEEPTNMLKTTSISSKFHGRTSSIGESGAGRVRNVAVINAAKHTRGDTDATKKREELQRRIEETRRKLQSVGYRSSLKSSQSISDLSSHIPAEKHHRQSRLNTVGTSGGRLSSKIIDSEEEGGGMRRACSLSDLSVSPPNRLLHGPIKVSGKLSTKNGTSSSRGNGSGGNGGQSRHTAGKGYANHMTRSSSVGVLNQQSDSESDVGISSGGRGWSNQNSGSRISGLMRPTISSQNKANHQMKSTSSSGNGLPSVLRRRGMQGAYSSVNLSQVGNHEDSSSEDTSSNGNSGKPALPPRPRSISIDHSSASIPTAMVRRSGSAATMTNGRGGANGPAGQGGGRLATANRNQLEPSPQELPVKDTDHAIDIASAELVMDNSLVSTQLCNTIADELTRTADNVVQLYKRLTLDNSGDPSATALDRDTMLRGLESSVNEAMHTLRLVAASAANHNEDGGHTNEATAKFQELVAGQDQGKVVNMMQQYSELLLNLMQQRMGGPQTNHT; encoded by the exons ATGCACGGTGGTGTTGTTCAATCCGCGAAAAAACAGTCAGACACATGTTCTCAATGCGTGCCGAAAGACCGTTACGTCACTGGCTTTATCCGGGGATGGGAAACTTCTTGCTACCGGCGAATGCGGCCACGTGCCGAATGTCCGTGTTTGGGATGTCGCCGATCCTCACAATGCCGTTCAGATCGCAGAATTTCCCGGACACAAGTACGGCATCAATTGCGTG GCGTTTTCACCAGGCAACAAATACGTTGTCTCGGTCGGTTCCCAGCACGACATGATCGTCAACGTCTGGGATTGGAAGAACAACGTGAAAGTGGCCTCTAATAAAGTCTCGAGTAAAGTGAAGGCTGTATCCTTTGCTGAAAATGGCAACTACTTTGTCACCGTTGGAAACAGGCACGTCAAGTTCTGGTACTTGGAATACTCGCGCAGTGCCAAG TACAAAGAGCCCGTACCCTTGATGGGTAGGTCGGCTATTCTCGGTGAGCAAAGGAACAATGATTTTGTCGACGTTGCCTGTGGACGGGGGGAAATGGCTGACTCGACTTACGCCATTACAAAGACTGGACTCCTTTGTGAATTTAATAATCGAAGGCTTTTAGATAAATGGGTTGAGTTAAGG ACAATCAGTGCAAATTGCATGGCTGTTGGTGccgaatatattttcataggCTGCGCCGAGGGTATAGTGAGGTGTTTCAGTCCCGTCTCGTTGGAATTTGTAACGACTTTACCCAGAACACATTACCTCGGAGTTGATGTTGCCCAAGGGTTGACCATCAG TCACATGTCTCAGCATCCAGCAAGCGCCAAATATCCGGACACTATTGCCCTGGCTTTCGACGAGTGCCATCATAAATTGACTTGCGTCTATAACGATCATAGTATTTACGTTTGGGATGTGAGAGACATAAGGAGGGTTGGAAAATCTCACTCGTTTCTCTATCATTCAGCGTGCATATGGGGTGTGGAAATGTATCCTACGGGATCTGATTCTGTCACCGCTATGCCACCTGGGAGCTTTGTTACCTGTTCGAGTGACGACACTATTCGCGTATGGAATCTAGAGAAGGATTTACTCCCCGATGACACCATGTACAGGAGGAATATCTACAGCAAT GAACTACTGAAGGTGTTGTACATCGATCCGGAATTGACGTATTTAAAGGATCTAGACTTGGCTGCAGCGGGATCTGCAGAAAAAAGTGACGCGTCTTACGACGGACGGAATGGTGTCAGATCAATTCGGATCAGTCCTGATGGGAAACACCTTGCATCTGGTGATAG gTCTGGTAATATCCGAATTCACGAAGTGTCCACTCTAGAAGAAATATGCCGTGTCGAAGCACACGACGCGGAGGTGCTTTGTCTTGAGTATTCTAGGTACTCTAAGTTTTCTAAAGAAGATACTCCTAAGCTGTTAGCCAGTGCCTCTAGAGACCGACTGATTCACGTGTTCAGCGTGGATCACGGTTACAATTTCGTACAAACTCTTGACGATCATAGCTCGTCCATAACGGCCGTCCGATTCTTCAATCAAACGAATCAAACCAACCAGATACAGATGGTCTCATGCGGTGCAGACAAGAGCATAATTTTCAGACAGCTTCAAGGG ACGCCTGGCGGGACGCCACAGTTTGCTAGAGGCCATAATGCAGCTGGAAAAACAACGTTGTATGATATGGAAGTGGATTCAAGTCAAAAGCACGTTTTAACAGCTTGCCAGGACAGAAATATTCGTGTTTACAATGTAGCTACTGCCAAACATAGTAAAACGTTCAAGGGATCCGCTGGGGAAGACGGATCTCTCATTAAGGTTGTCTTGG ATGCCTCAGGGATATACGTCGCTACTTCCTGCACGGATAAAACACTATGTGTGTACGACTACTACAGTGGAGAATGCATGGCAACGATGCTGGGCCATTCGGAGCTTGTTACAGGTCTGCGGTTCAGCCCCGATTGTCGACACTTGGTGTCGGCGAGTGGAGATGGCTGTGTTTTCGTGTGGAAAGTCCCCCACGACATGGTTGTCACCATGCAAGCCCGACTCGCTCAGCAGGCAATGCGAGCAGGAAA AAGGCCACAACTGGTCAATGGAGGTGGCATTGCTCTTCATCTGGACAACGAAACGTTTGGCGCTCCACCCCCAGAATTTCTTGACCCAAATGCGAATCCTACCCCTCAAGGAACCGGAATCGACTATCGGTTTAGCGTTGGACAGCTGCCTCTATGGGCTAAGAAACAAATAACCACTGCAGCTGCGACAGAAGAACCGCCTGCACTTGGCGGCGGGGTCAGAATGCTTGGCGTTGATCTGCCGAAAGGGCGATGGGCACAGAGAGTTCAACAAAGCGATGGTATCACTGTCAAGTCAGTTTACGATAGTGATCCAGTCATTCCATTCCCATCTCCTCGCGTTGGTGGCGGAGTAGACTCCGATGGTGGAGGAGGCGGAGGGGGCTCTAAAGACAGCTCCATTGATAGTGGTACCGAAACAAAATGTAGCAGTGATTATAGGCGAGATACCATGATCATCAAAAGG GACGacgaagaaaatgaatttcagcCATGTCCAGATAGTTACAGAGAACTGACTGATGATTCAAAACAG GTGATGGGAGGTAACGTGACCATAACTAGAGGTAGCAATTTGACGGAGTTGACTCGACATTCAAGAAGCCGCCATCACACGGACGACAGCAGCCTTGGAAGTTTCAAGTTCGAG GACCATGAGAGTACCGAACATGATGGAGATGTCGAAGACTACTCAGAGGGAGAGAATGGTACGACTGGTTCCGAAAAGtctcatcatcatcatccgcTCATGTATTATCCACCCACCGAAGATATTGTCTCGAATCAATTCACTGTTAACGCCATGGACGTTGAAGAACTCAGAAA ATCTCAGAGGCGGTTGAAAAAACCAAGAAACGGAGAGACTGCACGAACTAACGAGCTCACAGCATCTGGTAGTCAGGATGACTCAGACTCAGAAGGTGGAGCATCGACACCAAGTGCAGAGCGCAATCCTCTATCTATGCTTTCAGAAGTCAGCTCTGAGAGTTTTGACCAATTGGCCAATCAAAGTcatcgtgaaaaatatttgaagagCGCGTTCGAATCTCTGAGCGGTGCTGAAGAACCAACAAATATGTTGAAGACGACTAGCATAAGTTCAAAATTTCATGGAAG GACCAGTTCCATTGGCGAAAGTGGGGCAGGCAGGGTCAGAAATGTCGCTGTGATAAATGCAGCAAAACATACGAGAGGTGATACAGATGCAACTAAGAAGCGAGAAGAATTACAGAGGAGAATAGAAGAAACTAGGAGAAAATTACAAAGT GTTGGATATCGATCATCTTTGAAATCAAGTCAGAGTATTTCCGATCTCAGTAGTCACATTCCTGCAGAGAAGCATCACCGACAAAGCAGACTGAACACAG TTGGCACTAGTGGGGGGCGGCTGTCCTCAAAAATTATTGACAGCGAGGAAGAGGGAGGTGGTATGCGACGTGCCTGCTCACTTAGCGACCTCTCCGTCAGTCCACCAAACCGGTTACTGCATGGTCCGATAAAAG TTTCAGGAAAGCTTAGCACCAAAAACGGAACTAGCTCTTCTAGGGGGAATGGTAGCGGGGGCAATGGAGGTCAGTCAAGACATACCGCGGGGAAAGGCTATGCTAATCACATGACACGCAGCAGCAGCGTAGGCGTATTGAATCAG CAAAGTGACTCCGAGTCAGACGTTGGTATTTCTAGTGGTGGAAGAGGTTGGAGCAATCAAAACAGTGGAAGCAGAATAAGTGGCTTAATGAGGCCAACGATTAGTTCACAAAATAAAGCAAATCATCAAATGAAATCCACTTCCTCTTCGGGAAATGGTCTTCCCTCGGTGCTACGGAGGCGTGGTATGCAGGGAGCTTATTCCAGTG TGAATCTAAGTCAAGTAGGAAATCATGAAGACTCAAGTTCAGAGGACACGTCTTCCAATGGGAATTCAGGAAAACCAGCTCTACCTCCGCGGCCTAGAAGTATCAGTATCGATCACTCCTCAGCCAG CATACCAACTGCGATGGTCAGAAGATCAGGATCGGCTGCAACGATGACCAATGGTAGGGGAGGAGCAAATGGGCCAGCTGGACAAGGGGGAGGCAGGTTGGCAACTGCAAACCGAAACCAACTTGAACCAAGTCCTCAAGAGCTTCCAGTCAAAGACACTGATCATGCAATCGATATTGCCAGTGCCGAAT TAGTCATGGATAACAGTTTAG TGTCTACTCAGTTGTGCAATACGATAGCAGATGAATTGACAAGGACAGCCGACAATGTGGTACAGCTCTACAAGCGCCTGACTCTTGATAACTCAGGCGACCCATCAGCTACGGCTCTTGATAGAGATACGATGCTGCGTGGTTTAGAATCGTCAGTTAACGAGGCTATGCACACTCTGAGGCTAGTGGCAGCTAGTGCTGCGAACCACAATGAAGACGGAGGACATACGAATGAAGCAACAGCCAAGTTCCAAGAACTTGTCGCTGGACAGGATCAAGGCAAAGTTGTGAACATGATGCAGCAGTACTCTGAGCTGCTTTTAAACCTGATGCAACAGAGAATGGGTGGACCCCAGACAAACCACACGTAA